In Rhodopirellula sp. P2, the DNA window GTGACTTTCGTGAACCCACGCTGGATCGTCCTGGCACTGATGGGTTGGTCAGCCTTCGACGCCGGAGTGTTTCTCTGCGTCGCCGGAAACAACCAGTTTGGATTGCGATGGGTTGCCCAGTGGGCACGAAACGCATCGAGGGTAGCTTGGGGCAGTGGGACTTCGCGTTGCCGGTGTCCTTTGGTGGTGCAAACGCGGAGCATCATTCGATCGGCGTCCACGTCTTGAGGTCTCAAGTGGCGAACGTCGACGCCACGGAGTCCGCAGGAATACATGGCTCGAAAGATGACTTGCAGATGGGACGCCACGGTGGCGTCAATGAGTTGCCAGCATCGCTCGGGTGCCAAGACCTTTGGGAGCGTGTTGGACTTGGGTAAACGGACTGCTTGCAGAGTGGGCCAGTCCCGAGGAACGGTCACACGAAAGAAGAACTTCAATGCTCCGACGATCGGCCGCATCGAACCGAGCTGCAGTTGCTGTCTTCGCAGCAAGACATACTGCCGGACCTGTGCTTCGGAGAGTTTTTCCGGGGAGCAAGCGAAGTGCTCAGCCAAGTGGGCGATGGCATTGCGGTAGCACGCGATGGTGCTGGGTTGCTTTCCGCTGAGCAGCAAGTCTTCTCGAAACCGCTTGGCGAGGTCAGAGTGAAAGCGAGTGAGCGTGGCCTTTTTTTGAAGTCATCGTCGAGTTCCTGACGAGGGAGTGAAGTGAAAGACAGGGGACACCATAATCACCGAAGCAGTCTCCACCCCAACCCCGCCGCAAAGCGGCTCACTTGAACATGGTTTTTACGCTAAGGCCTTCGGCACACCTTCCACGTTTGGCCACGCGGGCCGGCACTGGTACAATCTCTCGTAATTCAAACATCGCTCGCTTCGTTCAGGGCGGTGTCGTAAAAACCTTCCGTTAGGCGACCTAGATTCAACGTGCCGCTTACCCCTGACGACATCACGGACTACTTGGCAGGTGACCGCGAACCAATCCTGCGATTGTCGTATACCGATTCCACTTCGGTTGTGACCCTGCATCGGTCTACACCCACCGAGATTCTCGCGACTATCCCACGAGATGCGCATCCCGACTCGGCCCCTTTCGACATCCAGCTGGCACTGGCTTCGGAACATTGCGACGCTCCGTTTACGTTTGGCCCCGATGCATTCCTCGTCACAATTTCCTCGCGACATCAAGTTTGGGCAATCATCAAGATTTCATGCAACCACTTGAACTGGACTGACATCGACCAACTCCACGTCGCTTTCACTGATCCGCCGGTCGCCTAACATGGTTTTTACGCAAAGTCGCGGCTGTCGTTGTTGGAGAGTCTTTCGGTGGGCAAAGTTCAATCGCTTCGGTCACGTTCCCTCTGGTGCCAGCCCGCGATCGCCTTCGCTGTTTGGCGACGAGCGTTGGCCTTGGTAGAACCTTTCTTAGTTCAATGTCGTTCTCTTCGTTTGGGAACGGCGACGTAAAAACCTTCCGTTAGGCGACTCAACCGACTCTGATGCTGAAGTTTCTACGGTCAATTTTCCTTGGCGATCCCCCGACGCAACATGAGATTGCTGCCCGTGATGCGTTCGCGAACCTCTATCCCGATCGTCGTTTCCTGCGCATGAATTTGGCTTCGGACGAGGAATCTCGTTTCGTCTTTCGACTATTTTATTCCGGTGGAAAACCGAATCCGTATGCAATCTTCTTCGTCGATAAGGAAACTCTGGTCGCGACTGAACTCAACCCAAAGAAAGCTCGGCGATCGAAGTACGGGATCCGACGTTACAGGTAACGCAACGTCGCCTAACTATTTAGGATTTGGGGTCAGCGAGGTACGAGCCTGAACCCAAATCCTTGTTCAAGGCGAGTCGCTTTGTGGCGTCCCCTGGGGCAAGAAGTGCTGCGTGGAAGTGATCCCGCCTGCTGCCAGGGCCCCCTAGTGTTTTTAGATTCGGCGTGGGGACAGCGAACTGAAACGGCGAAAAAACCAACGATTGGCAGTGTTTTTGAATCGACTCGCCACTGAGAAGACACACCTTCCCCGAGCGCAGAACGAATCAATCGCAAAACGGATCAGTCAAATCAGGTCGTGGGGGGCGATGACATCGACGAAGCTTGCACCATCCAAGAAACCTTGATTCCTTCAATTGCCGACCCTGGGTGTTCAAGAGCATCACGATCGTGACGCCGACGACTCGGTGAGGTGAGTCATCGCACGCGGTCTCGGTGTAGCGGTCCCACATTCTATCCCGCAACAACCTCGTTTCAATCGTCCAGTCCGATGTCGCTGCCAACCCGCCGCAAAGCGGCTCACTTGAACATGGTTTTTACGCAAGGCCGCGGCTTCGTCGTTGGAGAGTCGTTTGGTTTGTCATGCCGATCGCTTTGATGACGCATTCTGGTTTGCCACGCCGCGGACACCGCCTCTTTGGAAACGTCGTTTCTTTTTGGTAAACTGATTGGTGTTGCGGCGCTTGTTGGCTTCGGAGAGAAGCGGTGTCGTAAAAACCTTCCGTTAGGTGACACAGTCTGTTGAAGAATCAATCCCGTCTCCGAGCACTCGTTACGCTGATAGTCGCAGTGGCGATTCTCTACTTCACAATCGGTGGCATCCTCTGTGCGATCGGGTGGTACGACATCAAATGGTACGCGATCGTTGGCGGAATCGTTGGCAGCATCGCTAGTACGCTTGGATTGATTTCACTTTCACGACCTGCGCTCCAGCAATCAGACCTCGACGCAATCGAGATTGACTCCCTGAAGAAAATCGCAGCTGCTTCTGAAGACATCGAGGCATTGGAAGCTCGACGCACAACGCAACAGGAACAGATTGCAACGCTTGAACAACAAAAAGGTGAAATGGAAATACTGGTTCAGCGTGCCAGCCTCAGCTTGTTCCTTCAGGAACAACACAGACACCACAGCGACAGAATCGCCAAGGCGATTAAGAAGAGTCCGTCCATCACACAATCGCTAGACGAACTCGCTCGCATCAAAGAGAAAATCGACGCCCTCGAAACGGAAATCGAAACTGATCCAAACGTCGAACTTCTGCGTTCGGTTATCAACTCTGCCAAATCGCCAACCAGAGACGATGACTGGGTTGATGATGTGCCTCATCCATTTCGCGCATACGTACGACTTCTGCGTCGTGTAGCCGAAACGCTTGCGGAATCCATGAAACTCGTCATCCGGCCGTAGTGTCACCTAACATGGTTTTTACGCAAGGGCCTGCGGCACACCTTCGTCGTTTGGCAACGTGCGATGGCGTTGGTACAATTTCATTTGTTCTGAATCGTTCGCTTCGTTGAGGGCGGTGTCGTAAAAACCTTCCGTTAGTGGACACAGACTATTGGCAGATCGAGAGGCAATGAACCGCGTACTGCGCGACCGCGTG includes these proteins:
- a CDS encoding tyrosine-type recombinase/integrase, giving the protein MTVPRDWPTLQAVRLPKSNTLPKVLAPERCWQLIDATVASHLQVIFRAMYSCGLRGVDVRHLRPQDVDADRMMLRVCTTKGHRQREVPLPQATLDAFRAHWATHRNPNWLFPATQRNTPASKADQPISARTIQRGFTKVTESLGWQDSGLTPHTLRHSYATAMLDAGVNLKVLQGYLGHKNLQATEVYLHLTRLGDERGRQIVAQIMNGDVAEQGLS